A portion of the Oscillatoria sp. FACHB-1406 genome contains these proteins:
- the hisG gene encoding ATP phosphoribosyltransferase — protein sequence MITVALPKGALLKDTIHLFQKIGLDFSAFLDSGNRLLQISDPTDTAKALLVRAQDVPVYVEYGQAQLGVVGYDVLREKSPQVAQLADLKFGNCRLSVAVPTTSPYQRSFQLPPHGRVASKFVHCAREYFRALDLPIEIIPLYGSVELGPITGMSEAIVDLVSTGRTLKENGLVEIDVLFESTAHLVAHPSSYRLNTDGLHDWVERLRDAI from the coding sequence ATGATTACCGTCGCATTACCCAAAGGCGCTCTGTTAAAAGATACCATTCATCTCTTCCAAAAGATCGGCCTCGACTTCAGTGCCTTCCTCGATTCGGGCAATCGCCTGCTTCAAATTTCCGATCCTACTGATACCGCTAAAGCGTTGCTCGTGAGAGCGCAGGATGTCCCCGTCTATGTCGAGTACGGACAAGCTCAGTTGGGAGTTGTGGGCTACGACGTACTGCGAGAAAAGTCCCCTCAAGTAGCCCAACTGGCAGATCTCAAATTTGGTAACTGTCGGCTGTCGGTAGCTGTTCCCACCACCAGTCCTTACCAACGCTCTTTTCAGCTTCCTCCTCACGGGCGCGTCGCCTCAAAGTTCGTTCACTGCGCCCGCGAGTATTTTCGCGCGCTAGACCTCCCGATTGAAATTATTCCGCTCTATGGGTCGGTAGAGTTGGGGCCGATTACGGGAATGTCTGAGGCGATTGTCGATTTAGTCTCTACTGGGCGCACCCTTAAAGAAAATGGTTTGGTGGAAATTGATGTTCTGTTTGAGAGTACCGCCCATCTCGTTGCTCATCCTTCGAGCTACCGTCTGAATACCGATGGTCTCCACGACTGGGTGGAGCGATTGCGCGACGCGATTTAA
- a CDS encoding DUF4090 family protein, whose translation MSSESTKGADAIDRAIEQGIDFDGSPIPSAKLELYQRVMGFEAGRQRSGVSNTMRSRIVRIGAKHIPQDELNQMLLDAEFAPLKDKEIAFYYSSK comes from the coding sequence ATGTCTTCTGAAAGTACCAAGGGTGCCGATGCTATCGATCGCGCGATCGAACAAGGAATCGACTTCGACGGTTCCCCCATTCCAAGCGCCAAACTCGAACTCTACCAGCGCGTGATGGGATTTGAAGCCGGACGGCAGCGCAGCGGCGTTTCCAACACGATGCGATCGCGGATCGTGCGCATCGGTGCAAAGCATATCCCCCAAGATGAGTTGAACCAAATGCTGCTCGATGCCGAGTTTGCCCCGCTTAAAGACAAGGAGATCGCATTTTACTACAGCAGTAAATAG
- a CDS encoding type IV pilin-like G/H family protein yields the protein MLKVFVCRLAAVGMVAGLSGIVLPSANLPAVAQSSPSVQPQATSPLHGEWRFNGPTPEESISLLFSPDDKLYFILPDGEGSQIAIQMKYSAQFDTQPSSLDVMASAEDKALTVFELTPDGKLRIDLDVSPGDSRPEKVGENAIAFERVSNATRPPTDLQVIDLTAAPAKTDVPVQFISIILSGQSDFYRKNGKFAASVEELGLATDLETEEYRYQLQPERDSSNNTIVTATPKVEGLPSYAGAIFTSEDKGTSTGGICRSDLPSTTPPLPLSLNRETETLECPSGSSLLK from the coding sequence GTGTTGAAAGTCTTTGTATGTCGTCTCGCTGCGGTTGGGATGGTTGCTGGTTTGAGTGGGATTGTCCTTCCCAGTGCCAATCTCCCCGCAGTCGCGCAGTCTTCCCCAAGCGTCCAACCCCAAGCAACCTCACCCTTGCATGGCGAATGGCGCTTTAACGGGCCTACTCCCGAAGAATCGATCTCGCTGCTATTCTCTCCAGACGATAAGCTCTATTTCATTCTGCCGGATGGTGAAGGCTCTCAAATCGCCATTCAAATGAAATATAGCGCGCAATTTGACACCCAACCCAGCAGCCTCGATGTGATGGCTAGTGCTGAAGATAAAGCGCTGACGGTGTTCGAGCTAACCCCAGACGGGAAACTCCGCATTGATTTAGACGTGAGTCCGGGAGATTCTAGGCCTGAAAAAGTTGGGGAAAATGCGATCGCGTTCGAGCGCGTCTCCAACGCAACGCGCCCTCCAACTGATTTGCAAGTTATCGATCTGACCGCCGCCCCAGCTAAGACTGATGTTCCCGTACAGTTCATTAGCATTATTTTGAGCGGTCAAAGCGATTTTTATCGTAAAAATGGCAAATTTGCCGCTAGCGTCGAAGAATTGGGCTTAGCGACGGATTTAGAGACAGAAGAGTATCGCTATCAGCTTCAACCGGAGAGAGATAGCAGCAACAATACGATTGTTACTGCTACCCCAAAAGTGGAAGGACTTCCGAGTTATGCAGGCGCTATTTTTACCTCTGAGGATAAGGGAACTTCAACGGGGGGCATTTGTCGCAGCGATCTTCCTTCAACTACGCCGCCCTTACCCCTCAGTCTTAATCGCGAAACGGAAACCCTTGAATGTCCATCGGGTTCGAGTTTATTGAAATAA